A part of Maridesulfovibrio hydrothermalis AM13 = DSM 14728 genomic DNA contains:
- the mrtJ gene encoding JDVT-CTERM system glutamic-type intramembrane protease MrtJ, translating to MVYDFIVNRIFKGIWYQLKWGAVSFTDPILYLFFSFGLIGLYVPGPDIKLSLGWLFLKAFFEELFFRFLLQEGFDRLFSYKWRLGPLSLANVLASLIFSCMHLASQPVLWALLTFVPSLAFGYIWQRYRSVIPGTLVHFAYNSFLFYQFM from the coding sequence ATGGTTTACGACTTTATAGTGAACCGAATCTTTAAAGGGATTTGGTATCAATTGAAATGGGGAGCTGTCAGCTTTACCGATCCCATTTTATACCTGTTTTTTTCATTCGGGCTTATTGGGCTGTACGTTCCCGGTCCAGATATAAAGCTGTCTTTGGGCTGGTTGTTTTTAAAAGCTTTTTTTGAGGAACTTTTTTTCAGGTTTCTGCTGCAGGAAGGGTTCGACAGGTTATTTTCTTATAAGTGGAGACTGGGACCGCTTAGTCTGGCCAATGTGTTGGCATCATTGATTTTTTCGTGTATGCATTTAGCCAGTCAACCTGTGCTCTGGGCGTTATTGACTTTTGTCCCATCATTAGCCTTTGGTTATATCTGGCAAAGATATCGCAGTGTTATCCCCGGTACGCTTGTTCACTTTGCTTACAATTCTTTTTTGTTTTATCAGTTTATGTGA
- the gspD gene encoding type II secretion system secretin GspD: MLKTLNKILVAMVLTLVVLTSGAMAQPEGGDDVHANLESISLVEFIKFVGRYTGRNIVFNKGSLPGTHVSIYAGQSLSEPELMAVFQEVLGGAGFYAVTRDNVTYVLPLREAQKISPVIKSSPSSGAGEEMITSIFQLNEEMSAERVAAILKPFASRVGQVTAVPMASSVLVRDLQSNVSKMKKLLAIVKKAGGTQETAIIELEKTNAKSVKSKLASFYKKMSAAGKTGTPPIIESIEWANNLLISGSKDQVRTIKQLVSKLDKSNDSFSALKVYRLHNIEATVAGDVLKSLISGGGLPSSAGGKSTDGAGGKSSKLGSSASSSLSSYGDDSDVKVSADASTNTLIVMAPTDQISQIDKFVNQLDQAQDQVYIEALVLETTLDNAKEFGVEWQGGFKMGGSVATLGFTKVKDSNLPAYGANPSAMPGGYSMGVLGDTISYAGKSFPTIGALVNFSKSATDFNLISAPQIMTIDNSEAEIFVGDKIPYKTGDKSSAGGDSIVATYEYKDVGIKLKVKPHINREEGLVRLELYQTYNTVKDAGAATGLPTTSDRVTKTTVLMADGSTMVIGGLIESRQDRGQGAVPYLSDLPLLGWLFKSQTRSGSKKTLMVFLSARIIQTTEQLEALSKAKMDRYRNQRSRFDSFIDKEFNTYKNKDSKKAEDADVSSTMSDS; this comes from the coding sequence ATGCTTAAGACATTGAATAAAATATTAGTCGCGATGGTGCTAACTTTAGTTGTCCTGACGTCAGGGGCAATGGCTCAGCCGGAAGGCGGGGATGATGTTCATGCCAATCTGGAAAGCATCTCTTTAGTAGAGTTTATTAAATTCGTAGGCCGTTACACTGGACGCAATATCGTTTTTAATAAAGGATCTCTGCCCGGGACTCACGTCAGTATTTATGCCGGGCAATCCTTGAGTGAGCCGGAACTGATGGCTGTTTTTCAGGAAGTTCTCGGTGGCGCAGGGTTTTACGCTGTAACACGTGATAATGTTACCTATGTTCTTCCTCTTCGGGAAGCTCAAAAAATTTCTCCTGTAATTAAATCCTCGCCGTCATCTGGAGCTGGGGAGGAAATGATTACCTCTATTTTTCAATTAAATGAGGAAATGTCTGCTGAAAGAGTGGCCGCAATTTTGAAGCCTTTTGCTTCAAGGGTTGGTCAGGTTACAGCTGTCCCTATGGCAAGCTCTGTGCTGGTCAGAGATTTACAGTCAAATGTTTCAAAGATGAAAAAGCTGCTTGCAATAGTTAAGAAAGCGGGCGGGACTCAAGAGACAGCAATTATTGAGCTGGAAAAGACCAATGCAAAGTCAGTGAAAAGCAAACTTGCTTCATTTTATAAAAAAATGTCCGCTGCCGGCAAAACGGGTACACCGCCCATCATCGAATCAATTGAGTGGGCTAATAATTTGCTGATATCCGGTTCTAAGGATCAAGTCAGGACTATTAAGCAGCTTGTTTCCAAACTTGATAAGTCTAATGATTCCTTTTCTGCTCTTAAGGTGTACAGACTACATAATATTGAGGCCACTGTCGCAGGCGATGTGCTTAAAAGTTTGATTTCAGGAGGTGGGCTACCCTCTTCCGCCGGGGGAAAGTCTACTGATGGGGCAGGAGGCAAATCCAGTAAGTTAGGCTCTTCTGCCAGTTCAAGTTTATCCTCTTACGGGGATGACTCAGACGTTAAGGTTTCAGCAGACGCAAGCACAAATACTCTGATTGTAATGGCACCCACTGATCAGATTTCTCAGATTGATAAATTTGTGAACCAGCTGGATCAGGCGCAGGATCAGGTTTATATTGAGGCCCTTGTTCTAGAGACTACGCTTGATAACGCGAAGGAGTTCGGGGTTGAGTGGCAAGGCGGATTTAAAATGGGAGGAAGTGTCGCAACTCTTGGATTTACAAAGGTGAAGGACAGTAATCTTCCCGCTTATGGTGCCAACCCTTCCGCTATGCCCGGTGGATATTCCATGGGAGTCCTCGGCGATACTATTTCATATGCCGGGAAGAGTTTTCCAACAATCGGGGCACTTGTTAACTTTTCTAAATCCGCTACTGATTTTAACCTCATCTCTGCACCGCAGATTATGACCATTGATAATTCTGAAGCTGAAATTTTTGTCGGTGATAAAATACCATATAAAACAGGTGATAAAAGTTCCGCTGGCGGTGATTCTATCGTTGCGACATATGAGTATAAAGATGTTGGTATCAAGCTGAAGGTTAAACCTCACATCAACCGTGAAGAGGGACTGGTCAGGCTTGAACTTTATCAAACTTATAATACGGTTAAAGATGCTGGAGCCGCAACGGGGCTTCCCACCACAAGTGATCGCGTCACAAAGACCACCGTTCTCATGGCTGATGGTTCGACAATGGTTATCGGCGGCCTGATTGAATCCAGGCAAGACCGGGGGCAAGGTGCTGTTCCTTATCTTTCAGACCTTCCACTCCTTGGCTGGCTTTTTAAAAGTCAGACAAGAAGCGGTTCAAAGAAAACTCTGATGGTTTTTCTTTCCGCCCGCATAATTCAGACAACGGAGCAGCTAGAGGCTCTCAGCAAAGCTAAGATGGATAGATACAGAAATCAGCGTTCCCGTTTTGATAGTTTTATTGACAAAGAATTTAACACATACAAGAACAAAGACAGTAAAAAAGCTGAAGATGCAGATGTTTCTTCAACCATGTCTGACAGTTAA
- a CDS encoding GspE/PulE family protein yields MSKSYDLNLVPREVVDMFLTFPQRSEFIPVEVGEKEIKILLQNESSLPMADFLAWKIGKKVKTEVVDEEFFFPLLEQALTVWEEESALESDSDEEDSEDGQDLLGWSHDDAPIVRLVNKTLHQAISTGASDVHFEGQGNGFVVRYRQDGVLKAVKRLDKGLHPTVIARIKVMGEMDVAESRKPQDGRIFLKLGQKEVDVRVSTIPTMNGEKAVLRILDRSKNILNLEDLGLKGQDLALFRKVLAQPHGIVLVTGPTGSGKTTSLYAGLSELPRDDKNIVTVEDPVEYQLSGINQVQVNKAAGMTFATTIRSFLRQDPDIILVGEIRDQETASTAVQASLTGHLVLSTLHTNDAATAVTRMLDMGIEPFLLASSLSLVLGQRLVRVNCRHCSREVEVSENTYKLFDDREDLPARQTVGAGCEHCNFTGFSGRRGVYELIPVTEDMRGLIMDAVSSDTIKAYAKKMGRETMVDHGIRLVQEGVTTLEEVVRVTKL; encoded by the coding sequence TTGAGTAAATCTTATGATTTGAACCTCGTTCCGCGCGAAGTGGTGGATATGTTTTTGACTTTCCCTCAACGCAGTGAATTCATACCTGTTGAAGTTGGCGAGAAAGAAATCAAAATACTTCTTCAAAATGAAAGTTCCTTACCTATGGCTGACTTTCTTGCCTGGAAGATTGGGAAGAAAGTTAAAACAGAAGTTGTTGATGAGGAATTTTTTTTCCCGCTTCTTGAGCAGGCACTTACCGTCTGGGAAGAGGAAAGCGCGCTTGAATCTGATTCCGATGAGGAAGACAGTGAAGACGGGCAGGATCTTTTGGGCTGGTCACATGATGATGCGCCGATTGTTCGTTTAGTTAACAAAACTTTGCATCAGGCTATTTCTACCGGCGCAAGTGATGTTCATTTTGAGGGGCAAGGAAACGGGTTTGTTGTCCGTTATCGTCAGGACGGCGTCTTAAAGGCTGTTAAAAGATTAGACAAAGGGTTACATCCTACGGTCATCGCACGTATTAAAGTTATGGGCGAGATGGACGTGGCAGAAAGCCGTAAACCGCAGGATGGCCGAATTTTTCTTAAACTAGGGCAGAAAGAAGTTGATGTCCGTGTTTCCACCATTCCCACCATGAACGGTGAGAAGGCTGTGCTGCGTATTCTGGACAGATCGAAAAACATTTTGAATTTAGAAGATCTCGGCCTTAAGGGTCAAGATCTTGCGCTTTTTAGGAAGGTTCTCGCCCAGCCGCATGGAATTGTGTTGGTAACAGGGCCTACAGGATCTGGTAAAACAACCAGTTTATATGCCGGTCTTAGTGAACTGCCGCGTGATGATAAAAATATTGTTACTGTAGAAGATCCTGTTGAATATCAGCTTTCCGGAATCAATCAGGTTCAGGTAAATAAAGCGGCAGGAATGACTTTTGCCACAACAATTCGATCATTTCTCAGGCAGGACCCTGATATTATTCTGGTTGGTGAGATTCGAGATCAGGAAACTGCCAGCACCGCTGTTCAAGCTTCTCTCACCGGCCACCTTGTGCTTTCAACCCTGCACACTAATGATGCCGCAACTGCTGTAACCCGTATGCTTGATATGGGGATCGAACCGTTTCTTTTGGCCTCCTCCTTATCGTTGGTATTGGGGCAGAGACTTGTGCGTGTCAATTGCAGGCATTGCAGCAGAGAGGTTGAGGTTTCTGAAAATACGTACAAACTTTTCGATGACCGAGAAGATCTTCCAGCTCGTCAGACAGTTGGCGCAGGATGTGAGCATTGTAACTTCACGGGGTTTAGCGGCCGGCGTGGAGTCTATGAGCTTATACCCGTAACTGAAGATATGCGCGGTTTAATAATGGACGCTGTTTCTTCTGACACTATCAAAGCCTACGCAAAAAAAATGGGCCGTGAAACTATGGTTGACCATGGAATAAGACTTGTTCAGGAAGGAGTTACTACGCTTGAAGAGGTTGTCAGGGTAACCAAGCTTTGA
- a CDS encoding STT3 domain-containing protein, giving the protein MRQEFQKPAWMNDWKVFVLFAVISFTFAFGLRCVDLPKWDNPAFMVHGEYIMGTHDAYYWLAGAKGVGSAVDNPMSTLVRFLGGISGFQYGNIAFWLPAVFAGLCAATAFAWGMLVAGPWVGLVSAVYATSIPAFYFRTRLSYYDTDLVTLFFPLLISLLLARWVSLGIRGSWIPQKAGEAGKVGKADFTPTVWDMSLPIIAGCITSYGKLWHSDVLTFGIGASVLAVFLVFVCGTKLTKPFLLRGVFLFSLSAFFGFYGFLAALISLYIFLFVPSLKGNKYYNNAYVYLGLFALILLVSGLGQGLIQVISGKIFAYLKPVASGSLAGSGPKYPGIAQSVIEAQNLSFDVFFANLTGSSFLGWLGFLCFGYALLVSPTLIFIAPFAAVTFAAIYMGGRFSMFGGIALGIGLSFTLRFLLIKYFNHSKYKYYLGGIQAAVIVFLLFSNIFAGYKAAPPTPIMSSAHVKALVESGKVMDKDSTVWTWWDWGYATMYYAGVNSFANGGHHGGQVLYPLGFVYSTPSFLQANQLIKFSAANGNNPAAVWNKMPVDDVLQMLGSFSSIKYEFPKIPKQYIVVSWENIRLAYWILYYGSWNLKTGIGIHPMVQPVATAFSLNPEKGLMLVEGQNPLSLSGYELFKSDMKVSRRFANSVGPNLVYDQTKSEGFLVDEYVYMSMLTQLLVCDPSNPIVSKHFKLVYEGLPQVRIYEVL; this is encoded by the coding sequence ATGAGGCAGGAATTTCAAAAACCAGCATGGATGAATGACTGGAAAGTCTTTGTTTTATTTGCGGTAATATCGTTTACTTTTGCCTTTGGGCTTAGGTGTGTGGATCTGCCCAAGTGGGATAACCCTGCATTTATGGTACACGGCGAGTACATCATGGGGACACATGATGCCTACTACTGGCTGGCAGGGGCAAAAGGGGTGGGGAGTGCTGTCGACAATCCTATGTCGACGTTAGTCCGTTTTCTTGGTGGTATCAGTGGCTTTCAGTATGGTAATATAGCTTTTTGGTTGCCTGCGGTCTTTGCAGGGTTATGTGCTGCTACTGCATTTGCATGGGGAATGCTCGTTGCCGGCCCCTGGGTCGGCCTTGTCAGTGCTGTTTATGCTACTTCGATTCCAGCATTCTACTTCAGAACCAGACTTTCGTATTATGATACTGATCTTGTGACCCTGTTTTTCCCTTTGTTGATATCTCTGCTGCTTGCTAGATGGGTCAGTCTTGGCATTAGAGGTTCATGGATTCCTCAAAAAGCAGGCGAAGCGGGTAAAGTCGGCAAGGCCGACTTTACGCCGACAGTCTGGGATATGTCTTTGCCGATCATTGCAGGGTGTATAACATCGTATGGTAAGCTTTGGCATAGTGATGTATTGACTTTTGGTATAGGTGCTTCTGTTCTTGCAGTTTTTTTGGTTTTTGTCTGCGGGACAAAGTTAACTAAACCATTCTTATTAAGAGGGGTCTTCCTTTTCTCTCTCTCTGCTTTTTTTGGGTTTTATGGGTTTTTGGCTGCATTGATATCGCTATATATTTTTTTATTTGTCCCAAGTCTTAAGGGGAATAAGTATTATAACAATGCGTATGTTTATTTGGGATTGTTCGCTTTAATCCTATTGGTGAGCGGCCTTGGTCAGGGGCTGATTCAGGTTATCTCTGGTAAAATATTTGCATACCTTAAGCCTGTTGCTTCTGGTTCATTAGCCGGTTCCGGGCCGAAGTATCCCGGAATTGCTCAAAGCGTTATTGAAGCACAGAATTTAAGTTTTGATGTCTTTTTCGCGAATCTTACCGGGAGTTCATTTCTCGGGTGGCTAGGCTTTCTTTGCTTTGGCTATGCTTTGCTTGTTAGTCCAACTCTTATCTTTATTGCCCCGTTTGCTGCTGTTACTTTTGCTGCGATTTATATGGGGGGCCGTTTTTCCATGTTCGGGGGAATCGCTCTCGGGATAGGGCTAAGTTTTACACTGCGTTTTTTATTAATTAAGTATTTCAACCATTCAAAATATAAATATTATCTTGGTGGTATCCAAGCTGCTGTCATTGTTTTCCTATTATTTTCCAATATATTTGCTGGGTATAAAGCAGCCCCTCCGACTCCGATTATGTCTTCTGCTCATGTTAAGGCTTTAGTTGAATCTGGTAAAGTTATGGACAAAGACAGCACGGTCTGGACTTGGTGGGACTGGGGCTATGCTACTATGTACTATGCGGGAGTTAATTCTTTTGCCAACGGCGGGCATCATGGTGGTCAGGTTTTGTATCCTCTGGGATTTGTTTATTCTACACCATCCTTTCTGCAGGCAAATCAGTTGATTAAATTCAGCGCTGCAAATGGAAATAATCCAGCCGCTGTCTGGAATAAGATGCCAGTTGACGATGTGTTGCAGATGTTAGGTTCCTTTAGTTCTATTAAGTATGAATTTCCTAAAATTCCTAAGCAGTACATCGTGGTAAGTTGGGAGAATATTCGTCTTGCATATTGGATTTTATATTATGGTTCTTGGAATTTGAAAACTGGAATTGGGATACATCCTATGGTCCAACCTGTTGCCACAGCATTTAGTTTAAATCCTGAAAAAGGGTTGATGTTGGTCGAAGGGCAAAATCCACTTAGTTTGTCAGGCTATGAATTGTTTAAATCTGATATGAAAGTAAGTAGGCGATTTGCCAATTCCGTAGGACCTAACTTGGTATATGATCAGACAAAAAGTGAAGGCTTTCTTGTAGATGAATATGTGTATATGAGTATGTTGACTCAACTTCTTGTGTGTGATCCTTCTAATCCTATTGTCAGTAAGCATTTCAAACTGGTGTATGAAGGGTTACCTCAAGTTAGAATATATGAGGTTTTGTAA
- a CDS encoding IS3 family transposase (programmed frameshift) has protein sequence MRKSRFSESQIIKILREAEGGRKVAEVCREYQVSQATYYKWKAKYGGMEASDIRRLKELEDENRKLKNMFANLSLENEALKDVIGKKALKPTEKRELVDYLRDEFCLSIRRACDALHLSRSVYCYKPNPRDDSVIIEVLLKLADRYPRYGFRKLFILLRKQGHRWNHKRVYRVYCMLKMNFRRKGKKRLPTRNKKTLAVPPRANVCWSIDFMHDSLVGGQRFRTFNVLDDFSRECLAIEIDTSLPAVRVTRVLDRISAWRGFPEKKRMDNGPELISVTLADWAERNGVVLEFIQPGKPTQNSYVERFNKTFRNEVLDFYLFSTLTEVKDITEDWIREYNEERPHESLGDMTPVEYVQTHSPQENSTFGWH, from the exons ATGCGGAAATCTAGATTCAGTGAAAGCCAGATCATCAAGATCCTGAGAGAGGCTGAAGGCGGTCGCAAGGTCGCTGAGGTATGCCGTGAGTATCAAGTCAGTCAGGCCACATATTATAAGTGGAAAGCAAAATACGGTGGAATGGAAGCCTCTGATATCCGTCGTCTTAAAGAACTTGAGGACGAGAACCGTAAGCTGAAAAATATGTTTGCCAACCTAAGCCTTGAAAATGAAGCCCTGAAGGACGTCATAG GCAAAAAAGCTTTAAAGCCAACTGAGAAACGTGAGCTTGTTGACTATCTTCGTGACGAGTTTTGTCTCAGCATCCGGCGGGCTTGTGACGCACTGCACTTAAGTCGTTCAGTTTATTGCTATAAGCCTAACCCGCGAGACGATTCCGTAATTATTGAAGTGCTACTCAAGTTGGCTGACCGCTATCCTCGTTACGGTTTCAGAAAGTTGTTCATTCTGTTGCGCAAGCAAGGACACCGCTGGAACCATAAAAGGGTTTATCGGGTTTACTGCATGTTAAAAATGAACTTCCGTCGTAAAGGTAAGAAACGGCTTCCAACCCGAAATAAGAAAACATTAGCAGTTCCTCCGAGAGCCAATGTGTGCTGGTCGATTGATTTTATGCACGACTCGCTTGTGGGTGGACAGCGATTCAGAACTTTTAACGTGCTTGATGATTTCAGCCGAGAATGCTTGGCGATTGAAATCGACACAAGTCTTCCCGCAGTACGGGTAACTCGTGTACTGGACAGAATTTCAGCTTGGCGCGGTTTTCCTGAAAAAAAGAGGATGGATAATGGACCGGAGTTAATCTCTGTAACTTTGGCTGACTGGGCCGAAAGAAATGGTGTCGTACTGGAATTTATTCAACCTGGTAAGCCAACCCAAAACTCGTATGTTGAACGTTTCAATAAAACTTTTCGGAATGAAGTATTAGATTTTTATCTGTTTTCAACCTTAACCGAGGTCAAGGACATTACTGAAGACTGGATTCGTGAATACAATGAAGAACGACCACATGAGTCGCTCGGTGACATGACTCCTGTTGAATATGTCCAAACACATTCACCACAAGAAAACTCTACTTTTGGATGGCACTAA
- a CDS encoding SDR family NAD(P)-dependent oxidoreductase codes for MATKIFSLDDQLSFADLSGDFNPFHVDPLKSRRFVGGAPAVHGVNALLWAMENSIPAAHNLSLKSVNALFHAPLHIDTEATLVLKESDAPMTVDMSIISEGTIKTQATITYTQNELKTNFEISHKNGTGFCLERSPESLLGTSGSISLFCRPEAVSRLYPALCKAIPLAQISLLISTSRTVGMDCPGLHSIFSELDIDFTVAAQNNESTYFVKKFDKRFNLVLLDVATPVGSGVLTVFLRPEPQKQLLAKSALKIVPESFFADTKSLVIGGSRGIGEVTAKLIAAGDSEVTITYSEGKEDAEKVAQDIISAGGSANIIQFDVLSSRIPSQIQCTDFTHLFYFASPYIFNGKSGFFSKKLYAQFSDFYVHSFLNLFVQLNKDKLKMVFNPSTIAVEEPEPDMGEYITAKAAMEGLCAYLGRVHRKINFAYPRLPRTATDQTASVYPIKSNDPVEVMLKYLIP; via the coding sequence ATGGCCACGAAAATTTTTAGTCTTGATGATCAGCTTAGTTTTGCCGATCTATCAGGTGACTTTAACCCATTTCATGTAGACCCACTCAAATCGCGTCGGTTTGTTGGAGGTGCTCCAGCAGTGCATGGAGTTAACGCCCTACTTTGGGCAATGGAAAACTCTATTCCAGCTGCTCACAACCTGTCTCTTAAGTCCGTTAACGCGCTTTTTCATGCACCTCTTCATATAGATACTGAAGCTACTTTAGTTTTGAAAGAATCCGATGCACCTATGACAGTCGACATGTCAATAATTTCTGAGGGGACAATTAAAACACAGGCAACTATTACTTATACTCAAAATGAGCTTAAAACAAACTTTGAGATAAGTCATAAGAATGGCACTGGATTCTGCTTAGAAAGATCTCCAGAGAGCCTCTTAGGTACTTCAGGCTCTATTTCCTTGTTCTGCAGGCCAGAAGCAGTTTCTCGTTTGTATCCGGCTTTATGCAAAGCGATTCCATTAGCTCAAATATCTCTACTTATTTCAACAAGCAGAACTGTTGGTATGGACTGCCCAGGCCTTCATTCTATTTTTTCAGAACTCGATATAGATTTCACAGTTGCGGCTCAAAATAATGAGTCAACCTATTTTGTCAAAAAATTTGATAAAAGATTTAATCTTGTTCTTCTTGATGTTGCAACTCCTGTAGGATCTGGAGTATTAACTGTCTTTTTACGTCCAGAACCTCAAAAACAGTTACTTGCAAAATCAGCCCTTAAAATCGTGCCCGAATCTTTCTTTGCCGATACTAAATCACTAGTCATTGGTGGATCAAGAGGAATTGGTGAAGTTACTGCGAAACTAATTGCAGCTGGAGATTCTGAAGTAACGATTACTTACAGTGAAGGAAAGGAAGACGCGGAAAAGGTTGCTCAAGATATTATTTCCGCAGGAGGAAGTGCCAATATTATTCAATTCGATGTGCTTTCTTCCAGAATACCTTCACAAATACAATGTACAGATTTCACACATTTATTTTATTTTGCTTCACCATATATTTTTAACGGCAAAAGCGGCTTTTTCTCCAAGAAACTTTATGCTCAATTTTCTGACTTTTATGTTCATTCATTTTTAAATTTATTTGTACAACTTAATAAAGACAAGCTTAAGATGGTATTTAACCCATCAACTATTGCCGTTGAAGAGCCAGAACCCGATATGGGGGAATATATAACTGCTAAAGCAGCTATGGAAGGATTATGTGCATACCTTGGGCGCGTTCATAGAAAAATCAATTTTGCTTACCCCAGATTACCCCGCACCGCCACTGATCAAACGGCATCGGTTTATCCTATCAAAAGCAATGACCCTGTTGAAGTTATGCTTAAATACTTGATACCATAA
- a CDS encoding NAD-dependent epimerase/dehydratase family protein — translation MRPSIKGSTILVTGGAGFIGSHLVDSLLDMEAKEVVVIDNLFLGTEENLKNALNRGAVLYRDDAEFTTSLEYIFERHNIDIVFNCATKALNYSFMNPSNSFETNTRVVINLLELQRKKAFKTLCHFSTSEVYGTALYEPMDESHPRNPTTLYAAGKAAADLALETYVRMFDLDAFIVRPFNNYGPRQNHKGELAGVIPITVFRVLNDLPLEIHGTGEQSRDFIFITDTVDAILEVYKKLSKGESVNISTHNQITINEVITTIAEAMHYKGEILRKPSRSSDVFCHNASNDKLTELIDFNLTSFADGLNKSIQWYINEIS, via the coding sequence ATGCGCCCAAGTATTAAAGGAAGTACTATCTTGGTTACAGGTGGTGCAGGATTCATCGGGAGTCATCTTGTTGATTCCCTTCTTGATATGGAAGCAAAAGAGGTTGTTGTTATCGACAACCTCTTCCTTGGAACTGAAGAAAACCTGAAAAATGCTCTTAACCGCGGAGCTGTTCTTTACAGGGATGATGCCGAGTTTACTACTTCGTTAGAATATATTTTCGAACGCCACAACATCGATATAGTTTTTAATTGTGCCACTAAAGCACTGAACTATTCTTTCATGAATCCATCGAACTCTTTTGAAACTAACACCAGAGTTGTAATTAATCTCCTTGAATTGCAACGCAAGAAGGCATTCAAAACATTGTGCCATTTTTCAACCTCTGAAGTATACGGTACAGCTCTTTATGAACCGATGGATGAGTCACATCCCCGTAATCCGACAACTCTTTATGCTGCCGGCAAAGCCGCAGCGGATCTCGCCCTTGAGACTTATGTTAGGATGTTCGATCTTGATGCATTTATAGTTCGCCCTTTTAATAATTATGGCCCGCGTCAAAATCATAAAGGTGAACTTGCCGGGGTCATTCCTATCACGGTTTTTCGTGTTCTTAATGATCTCCCTCTTGAAATACATGGGACAGGCGAGCAAAGCCGTGACTTCATTTTTATTACTGACACTGTTGATGCAATTCTGGAAGTTTATAAAAAACTTTCTAAAGGTGAATCTGTCAATATTTCAACCCATAACCAAATAACCATAAATGAAGTCATCACTACAATTGCTGAAGCAATGCATTACAAAGGTGAAATTCTGCGCAAACCATCCAGATCATCTGATGTTTTTTGTCATAATGCAAGCAATGACAAGCTCACTGAGCTTATTGATTTCAATTTAACCTCTTTTGCGGATGGATTAAATAAATCAATACAATGGTATATCAATGAAATCAGCTAA
- a CDS encoding Gfo/Idh/MocA family protein, which yields MKVAVIGTGSMGQNHVRLYSDIPGCELVGIADQNTEQTTRLCDLYGGRAYSDYRELIDKEKPEAVTIALPTFMHCQVTLDCLNAGIHVLCEKPIAKTVEEAQEMIDEAKRVNKVLQVGHIERFNPAIQQLKERIADGQIGRIFTIHSRRQSPYPGRITDVGVASDLATHELDMMRNISQSEVTTMTAEVSKVMNTDNEDIVFGLLRFNNGILGILDVNWVTPTKIRKVSVTGENGMFTVDYLNQSLSFNSNYAAEQNETKSEWFTTKFGIAEGDFTSFRVVKKEPLRVEIEAFIQCCIDNETPLVTGEDGLEALSLALKIVECGNNCKCKR from the coding sequence ATGAAAGTTGCTGTAATTGGAACCGGCTCCATGGGCCAAAACCATGTTCGACTATACTCCGATATTCCAGGATGCGAACTTGTTGGAATTGCTGATCAGAATACTGAACAGACAACTCGTCTATGTGATTTATACGGTGGACGCGCTTACTCTGATTATCGTGAACTTATCGATAAAGAAAAGCCTGAAGCTGTAACGATTGCTTTGCCCACCTTTATGCATTGCCAAGTTACTCTGGACTGCCTTAATGCCGGAATACACGTTCTTTGTGAAAAGCCCATTGCAAAGACTGTTGAAGAAGCTCAAGAAATGATTGATGAAGCCAAAAGAGTCAATAAAGTCCTACAGGTTGGCCATATAGAACGTTTTAACCCAGCTATTCAACAGTTGAAAGAAAGAATTGCTGACGGACAAATTGGACGCATTTTTACTATCCACTCTCGCAGACAGTCGCCTTACCCAGGCCGCATTACTGATGTAGGAGTTGCTAGTGATCTAGCCACTCACGAACTTGATATGATGCGTAATATTTCTCAATCTGAAGTGACTACCATGACTGCCGAAGTATCGAAAGTTATGAACACTGACAACGAAGATATTGTCTTTGGCCTTCTGCGATTCAATAACGGAATTCTCGGAATTCTCGATGTTAACTGGGTTACTCCAACAAAAATCCGTAAAGTATCTGTTACTGGCGAAAATGGTATGTTTACCGTAGACTACCTTAACCAGTCGCTTTCTTTCAACTCAAACTATGCGGCGGAACAAAACGAAACTAAAAGTGAATGGTTTACTACTAAATTTGGTATTGCAGAAGGCGATTTCACCAGCTTTAGAGTCGTTAAAAAGGAACCTTTGCGTGTTGAAATTGAGGCCTTCATACAATGCTGCATTGATAATGAAACTCCTCTTGTTACAGGTGAAGACGGTCTTGAAGCTCTTTCACTAGCTTTAAAAATTGTTGAATGCGGTAACAATTGCAAGTGCAAGAGGTAG